A stretch of DNA from Gimesia chilikensis:
TGAAACGCGTGCAGATGAATATTGCACAGCTGTCTGCAGACCCTGCATTGAAGTCGGCTAAACCGGATGTGCAGATGGCTCAGCATTCGCGATCTGATACTGCCAAATCCAAACTGGAAACCGCGAGTGCAGAACAGAACACATTCCGTAAATTTGAAGTCGCTCAAAAAACAACACCGAAACAGAAACCGGCTCCCAAAGCGGAACCGACCAGAGAAGGCTTCGAGCCCAAAACCGAAGTGGCTGCGACCAATGATTCTCCTTTCCGGAAGATTCGTGATCGCATCGGTAAAGGATCTGCTAAACAGGAAGTTGAAAACCCGTTCCTGACCGACCCGAGTCTGAGCGAGCCTGCATTTGAGCAGGAATCAATGGAAGTCGCCGAGGTGAAATCGGAAAAGACACCGATGAAATCTCAGGTAGACGACTCAGCACAAAAACGGGAACAGGCAGGTTCCAGACTGAATGAGATTCTGGCCCAGGCTGAAAATCGTTCCCAGCCCGAAGAGGAAGTCTCTTTCAGAAGACTGACTGACGAAGCGGTCGCCCAGATGGAATCCGCGAGTCAAGCAGATCGGCAACCGGTTCGGAATGCCGAAGTCCGGGAAACACAGGTCGCTCAAGCGACTGAAAAACCGGCTGCAACTCAGCCCGCGCAGAAACGTTCCGCTTACGAGCTGATGCGGGACCTGCAGACAGAGTTAATCGCTGATTTCACACCGGCGGACGAGCAACGGGTACAGGTTACACCAGATTTCCGACAGGTCGCACAAAGCGAAATGCTACGGGAAACACAGAATCCGTTCGAGCGTCAGCAGCGTGAAGCTGTCAGCAATTCGCCTTTTGAAGATGCTGAAGTGGCTCAGATCGGAACCTGGAATCCCGTCGATCCGAAATCAAAATCGGAACAGGGAAAAATCAGTACGGTTTCCCGGCAGATCGAAGTTGAGCCGGTACAGCCCAGCCAGAAGCCGATGGTACAGAACGTGAGCCTCAGCCAGCCCAAGCGGGAAATCGTACCTCCCAATTCGGCAGCCGCTCTCTGTCCCAATGCCAGTGGTGAAGTCCTGTACCTGGTCAAACAGTTGGATTCCAGTGATGTGCCCGAACTGAAACAGGCAGTCCAGCGACTGGGAGCGATGGAAGCAGAAGCGATTGCTTCGGTTCCCGCTCTGCGTTCTCTGTCACTGCATGAGAATATGGGTGTGCGGATTCAAAGCGCATTCGCATTATGGAGAATCGAAGGGAATACCGATGATTCCGTGCCGACTTTGATTGAAGCCATGAATTCCCAGGTGGAAAGTGATCGTTCGTTCGCGGCAGCAGTGCTGTCACAGATTGGTCATCAGTCACAGGAACTGACACCGATTCTGGTTCGCTCACTCTCGGACAGCAATCCTTACGTTCGCCTGCATACGGCTGAACTGCTGGCCCGGAATCCGGACTGGAAATATCAGGCTCATAAGACACTGTCAGACTGCCTGATGTCCAAAGATGTCAACATCCGTTGGCTGGCCTGCTACAGCCTGGCTGATCTGCAACCGGAAGATGACCGTGTCGTAGCGGCCCTCTCACTGGCTCTGCAGGATAAAGCAAGTCAGGTGCGTGCGGGAGCCGCTTATGCACTGGGAGAGATTGGGCCCTTCGCTCACAAATCAATTCCAGAACTGCAGAAAGCCCGGTTTGATACGAACTCAGACGTACGGACCGCAGCCCGTAATGCCTTGACCCGGGTAAGCCATCGGATCAATGCTCCTTCAGCCAACTGATTGAGTATGTGCTAAAAAGCTCCGAACGGTTTCAGATTCGCGAAAGCAATCTGGAACCGTTTTTTTATGCCCGTCTGAAACCAGAGTTCAGCGATTCTGGCATGCGGTCAGTTGAGGCATCTCAGCCTGACGGTCAGCGTTATGCAGGCTACCTGCACTGGCCACGCGCTGAGGCGGAGGGCATTGCGGATTCGTGGTCAGATGGCGTTCCAGACGGCCTTCGAGTGCTTCTTCTTTCTGTTCCAGGATCTGCTGCCGACGTTTCCGCTCGCGGGAATCGGCCAGCGCACCCAGTCCAAAGTATGAGATGACGCCGAAGACGCCCATCATCAGGAACGAACTGTTAGCAGGCACGGACGAAATATTTCCTGTAGCCATACCCAGGATGAAGATACTGATAATCAGGATCGAGGTATGGCTCAACAATGGTCGCCCATTTGCCTGTGATGAAGCTCTTTTTCTAAAATGTGTCATAAGAGATCTCTGTCCCGGGATACTTTGTAAAGGGGAATCAATCTATAATGAGCCTCAACAAATGGCCCTGTTCCCTTGAGAGATGTAGTTCTACTCATCTAAACTTAGGTCGCGTGTCTGCGGTGGTCAAAAAAAAGTCGTGGAATTAGCCCAAAATCAGGAAATTCCTTTGTCTGCTGTCTGAATTACAGCAAGTTTGGGTTCCCCTGGCGTTCAGGTCCGTAGAATCCGAACATCTGATGTATCTGTTGCAGGAGTAAAGAGCGTCCGTGAAAATTGCTTTGGCCCAGCTGAACCCGACGGTAGGTGACCTGCGCGGAAACTGTCAGCGAATCTTGGAAGCAGTGCAACGAGCTGAACAGGCCGGCGCTGAACTGGTCCTGTTTTCGGAACTGGTTGTCTGCGGATATCCCCCCAAAGACATCCTGCTGAGAGAAGGTTTCATCGCAGCCTGTGACCGGGCAGTAGAAAAACTGGCACAGGAAATCCCCGTCAATATCGGCGTGATAGTAGGACATCCAACCGGACGAGGTCTTCGCGGCAGACGCATGGCAAACGCGGCCAGCCTGCTCTATCAGGGAGCTGTCGTGGAATGCGTGCACAAGCTGCTGCTGCCCAATTATGATGTCTTTGATGAACAGCGCTATTTCCGCCATGCCGAGCTGGAGCAGATCTGCCCCGTCACTTTTCGTGGACTCAAATTGGGTCTGCATATCTGCGAAGATGCCTGGTGGGGGCAACCCGATACCTTTTATCATGATCAGCCGGTGCAACTCCCCGATCCGGTTCGAATCCTCGCCGAAGCCGGTTCCGATCTGCTGATCAACATCTCTGCCAGTCCCTTTGAAATCGACAAACGAAAACGACGGCAGCAGATCATTCAGTCGCATGTGGATCGTTACTCAATCCCTTACCTGTTCGTCAACCAGGTGGGGGGCAACGATGATCTGGTGTTTGACGGGCATAGCTTCGTCCTCGATCAGAACAGTCAGCTTCAATTACAGATGGCCAGCTTCAAAGAAGATCTGCAGCTGTTTGATACTGAGGCGGCCGTTGAATCGCCTCTCGAAATTTCACCCCTGTCCCGCGATGAGCAGTTGTTCGATGCCCTGGTGCTGGGCCTGCGGGATTATATGCAGAAGTGTGGATTCACCGATTGCGTTCTCGGTCTTTCGGGAGGCATCGACAGCGCACTGGCCGCAGCGGTTGCAGCCGAGGCCATCGGTCCGCAGCACGTGCATGGTCTGCTGCTTCCCAGTCGATACAGCAGCGATCACAGTGTGGTGGATTCACTGGCACTGGCGGAGAACCTGGGCATCGATTACGAAACCGTTCCCATTGATTCAGTGCATCAGGCATTTGAGAATCTGCCTGTTATCGGCGATGATTTACGCGAAGCACCTGCAGGGCTGGCAGATCAGAATCTGCAAGCGCGTATTCGCGGAGCCAACGTGATGGTTCGCAGCAATCAACATGGCTGGATGGCTTTAGCGACCGGTAACAAGAGCGAACTGGCCATGGGATACTGCACGTTGTATGGCGACATGGCCGGAGGTTTCGCCGTTCTCTGTGATGTGCTGAAATGTGATGTCTACCTGGTTTCGCGTTATGTTAACCAGCGCGCCGGCCGTATTGTGATTCCGGAGAACATTCTGGATAAGGCACCCAGTGCAGAGCTGGCACCGAATCAGGTCGATCAGGACTCACTGCCACCTTATGATGTTCTGGACGGGATTCTGAAAGGTTTGATCGAAGACGAACGTTCCGTGCGGAGCATGTCGGAGCAGTATCCACGTGAGACCGTTCAATGGGTTGCCAACCGTCTGGATCGGAATGAATTTAAACGTCGACAGATGCCACCCGGCATTAAACTGTCAGCCCGGGCATTCGGATCAGGTCGTCGTATGCCGATGGCGGCCCGCTTTCACTGGGACGAAGAGTAAGTACTGAAGCATCAATGGAATTCAATTCGCTGGTTAGTAGGGAGTTTTCTATGAAGTATTTCATCCTGTTTATCACCTGCCTCCTGTTTCTGTCAGCAAGTCTTCCCGAGGTCCGCTCGGCTGAACCAACCCGACTGCCGCATGCTCAGGCAGCAGCAGTGGGGATGAACCCACAGAGGTTGTCTGAGATTGACTTTGTCGTCGAGCGTGGTCTGGCGCGAGATTCGATGCCCGGCGCCGTGGTGCTCGTAGGATATAAGGGCAAAATTGTTTTCCTCAAAGCCTACGGCTATCGTCAGGTGAAACCCGAAAAACGGGCCATGACGACAGATACCGTCTTTGACCTGGCCTCCCTGACGAAACCGATTGCGACCGCGACCAGCGTGATGAAGCTGGTCGAGCAGGGGAAGCTGAAGCTCAGTGATCCAGTATCGAAATATATCCCGGAGTTTGCCGCCAATGGCAAGCAGGATATCACTATCTATCAGCTGCTGACCCATCAGGGAGGCCTGATCCCGGATAACTCCATCAAAGATTATCTGGATGGTCCCGAGACCG
This window harbors:
- a CDS encoding HEAT repeat domain-containing protein gives rise to the protein MPTAMLPASAKAKVLDSKMEVAQNLENKKELKKAKETYEDIFEADPKRALACHRLAIVSYRVGEREEALEYFKKAEALTPENPELLSDYGYALYKMKKLDEAEKVLQRSVKLEPDNERAVTRLATVLGTQGKMHESYTQLCKISTPAEAHEIVAHLHAQRGEKREALERYQRSLAMSRMAAGESGGLKPGSAEFKQNEKLLKRVQMNIAQLSADPALKSAKPDVQMAQHSRSDTAKSKLETASAEQNTFRKFEVAQKTTPKQKPAPKAEPTREGFEPKTEVAATNDSPFRKIRDRIGKGSAKQEVENPFLTDPSLSEPAFEQESMEVAEVKSEKTPMKSQVDDSAQKREQAGSRLNEILAQAENRSQPEEEVSFRRLTDEAVAQMESASQADRQPVRNAEVRETQVAQATEKPAATQPAQKRSAYELMRDLQTELIADFTPADEQRVQVTPDFRQVAQSEMLRETQNPFERQQREAVSNSPFEDAEVAQIGTWNPVDPKSKSEQGKISTVSRQIEVEPVQPSQKPMVQNVSLSQPKREIVPPNSAAALCPNASGEVLYLVKQLDSSDVPELKQAVQRLGAMEAEAIASVPALRSLSLHENMGVRIQSAFALWRIEGNTDDSVPTLIEAMNSQVESDRSFAAAVLSQIGHQSQELTPILVRSLSDSNPYVRLHTAELLARNPDWKYQAHKTLSDCLMSKDVNIRWLACYSLADLQPEDDRVVAALSLALQDKASQVRAGAAYALGEIGPFAHKSIPELQKARFDTNSDVRTAARNALTRVSHRINAPSAN
- a CDS encoding NAD+ synthase gives rise to the protein MKIALAQLNPTVGDLRGNCQRILEAVQRAEQAGAELVLFSELVVCGYPPKDILLREGFIAACDRAVEKLAQEIPVNIGVIVGHPTGRGLRGRRMANAASLLYQGAVVECVHKLLLPNYDVFDEQRYFRHAELEQICPVTFRGLKLGLHICEDAWWGQPDTFYHDQPVQLPDPVRILAEAGSDLLINISASPFEIDKRKRRQQIIQSHVDRYSIPYLFVNQVGGNDDLVFDGHSFVLDQNSQLQLQMASFKEDLQLFDTEAAVESPLEISPLSRDEQLFDALVLGLRDYMQKCGFTDCVLGLSGGIDSALAAAVAAEAIGPQHVHGLLLPSRYSSDHSVVDSLALAENLGIDYETVPIDSVHQAFENLPVIGDDLREAPAGLADQNLQARIRGANVMVRSNQHGWMALATGNKSELAMGYCTLYGDMAGGFAVLCDVLKCDVYLVSRYVNQRAGRIVIPENILDKAPSAELAPNQVDQDSLPPYDVLDGILKGLIEDERSVRSMSEQYPRETVQWVANRLDRNEFKRRQMPPGIKLSARAFGSGRRMPMAARFHWDEE